aagtttcaaaagttttcctttcattcttaaactccatgcccaCTCATAACACCTTCAcgtaaattgggatggagggagtactatataTGAATGAAAGCTACGTTAAGGCAAATAGTTATATTGCTTATGTCTTATGTAAGGTGTTACCTGAAATGTTGGAGCCAAACCAGGGCTCAAGAAGTACCGCCCTTTTGACACAGAGGAGATACCTTCGACTTGCTGTAATTCTTTGATAAGTGATTCCACGTCCGGCCACTGTCCAACATTAAATTAAAATTCTACCATCAGCTATAGACAAATGCAAATGTATATTACAATCTAAGATCAGATTCAGCAATGATTTCatgataattttaaaaattgtggGTTCATTCTACTTGTTGCATTTTCAatagatttttacacataaatttatacaccGCGTTAAAAGTACTGTGTTTAGATGAACCCGGTAACGAAAGGCTACATCCGCCACTGCTAACAAGTACTTGTACTGTACACAACTCCAACTCAACATGAATCTTAATAATATCCAAGAGGACAAGATGTTTATTGAAGAGAAAAACTATATAGCTTGTCAaaaccattttttaaaattgaaactcatcttcaaaaattatttcaaaaaatcaaTCCAGTCGTATGACCAAACactgttttgaattttttatttgaaaaaaagcaaaaaatatatatatggccaaACAGGCCATAAGTGTTCTTTTAACTGAAATCGAGGACAACGATGACGTATTGATCTAAGGTGTCTTTGGTAAATTGAATGAAGTTCAAAAGGAATAAAACTGTTCAATCACAAGGgtgagaacataaaacacaaaaaaaataaaaaaataaaaataaataaggagagagagagagagagaacataAACCTCAGTATCTTGATCTGCTGCTTGGAGTTTTCCATTCAAATTATCATGATCACCAACAACAGCCTCCAACGCCTCCATCATGGGATCTGGCTGCAAAAGGTACATAAAAACGCACAGGTCAATCTCAATCTTACCTAATAATGTCAGGAAAGAAAACAGACAGATTACCGTTATTTCCTTCAACGACAAAAAGATGCGCTCAAGTGAAAAGTCTAACTGGTGAACTTTTGCCTCCACAATCTACAAggaaaaatttccaaaaaacaAGAGAGTAAGATATCTTTAAAATAGTTAGTTCTGACATAATCAGAGAATATATGATGCGTTTAACCTCCAATACTCCAAGCCAGCATGGATCTTTCACAACTCAAAACACTATACTTATCTATAATCATCCGCTAAATTTCATTTCACTTTTACATCAGAAGATATGAATTACTCCTCTGTACCATTTCATGTGATgtactttccttttcattttgtcccaaaaagaatgatacctttctatatttagaaaaaatttaacttgaaacttcccattttacccttaatgagatgatttatagccacacaaatttcgaaagcttcttttctttcttaaactccgtgcctagtcaaagTGCATCACATAAATCGGGACGGAGGAAGTACAAAATTTGTTATGTATAGTTACTGTCTTATTGAGAAGAAACTACCTGGccaattttaaaatatgacaCAGGGTCTAGAGTGGCATCCCATGAGACTTCTGTCTGGTGAATTAGGGCAGGTACtccttcaacctatattaaatATTGCAAATTTAAGATGTAATCAATAGTTAGCTGGAGTTATCTGTCATGAGAAGCTCATGCTACATCATTGTTATACCTCAACAAATATACCGAAGTAGGTAATTTTTTGTATGCAACATTTTACCACATCCCCGACTTGAAGTTTTGCCTGCAATGCAAATTACACAAGCTCAGTGACTTCACTATGGGAGCAAGATCCAGATTAACTAACACTGAGAGATAGCATACAGTTACTATCTAAAATACATAGGAAATATTTGCATATTCCCAAAACCAACATACTAGAGCTATTGAGAATTGCccttttttcttccttctttttgtgGGAGGAAGGGAGTGGGTTCTCAACGACTAACTTTATTTCAAAGGTGGAAGAAGTCAATATTGCATATTCAACATATATTGACAGAGGAAGTCTCCATAACTTGTTGCATGAAAGTTTCACAGGACTACAAGAAATGCATACAAACTACAAAGTACACCGATAAAGTGCCTAAATCTATACACAATACGAGCTTTTTCTGTTCCTGATTAAGAGCCACATGTACATTAAAGCAGAGAGCAGGGACAGACTAAAGAGCAAGGAAGGGCACTTGAAACTGGAAACATATTAAAATGCATTAGGAGATTTAATGATGTAAGatattttccagaattttcttcaaactgGAGTTACTGCCATAAGAAGCTCAAATACATCTAGATTGAAAGTTCCATAAGTTAGAGAAAACCGATTACTCAACAAATTAATAGTGAACTAcagtggatttttttttttgaattttttgtaaTTCCATGCACCTACTACTGTCCATCAACACAGGAACATCCTCTATCCACCACTCGAAGTCACCTAGTGTTTGTGCCTGCAATGCAAACAAATTCACCCACATCATTGACCAGCTCACCCTTGGGTGCTCCCTCTATTATCTTATTAAAAGCGATACCAAGCTTATTTCCTTCTACAAGTGTGCCTATCTATTTTCAGGATTTTCTCTTCTGAACAATATAGAACGAGGAGAAATATAGAACAATATAGAACGAGGAGAAATATAGAACAATATAGAACGAGGAGAAATAAAGAACAATATAGAACAAGGAGAAAGAAGTTAGATTGGATATCTTGAAGTCAGTCGTAATATTCATTCGTTAACATAGAAAACCGAATACCACATTCCATAGAAGCTTGGATTTTTGTGAGATGGCCAATTTGATAAAAATTACgcaaaaaaaattgcaagctTTAGACAATGTAATGTTCTTACCATAAGGCTTCTCTTCTTCTCAACCaattcttccttttcttttggcttTATCGAAAATATTAGCCTTCTGGAATTTCTGTCAGCCAACACCACACTTACTCTGATCCTCTACATGACAGGATCACAAATTATGGTCTTTCTCAGAGTTCTAAGATTGAGATTAATTGCCTGTTTGGCTAAGCTTCTCCAAGGTCAAAAGTGCTTATATTCAAAGTTGAGGTTTTGGTTGAAGCTTTTAGGAgaagaaaaagtgtttttgagtaGAAGCAGAAGCTGTTTTTGAGAAGCTAAAAAAGATAGTTTctccccaaaagtactttttgggaaaatcacttttgagaaaatacacttagaagctattttttaaaaagttggtcaaacactaattgttgctcaaaagtgcttttcaaattgattagccaaacacaaactactACTCAGCagaagtacttttttgaaaagcaattttcaaaataagctgattttaaaaGCTTGCCAAACATGCTTTAAATAAGGAAAGCCTCCTCACCTGACCAACAAACGATGATAAGAACTTGAGTTTCTCTTGGTCATAAATCCTGAGAAGATCTTCAAGTTTCATGTCTGGTGAGATCTCCTGATCACCATTTTTAGCAACTTGTGGATCTATTCCCGCCTCAGGAGAAGCTGCCTTGCCAAAACCATCAATGATACCCAAACCTTGCTTGTACAGGGATGGATCTAAGCCTTTTTGCCTCAACCAAGATTCAAAGGCTAAGAATTTCCACCTGGCTGCTAGATTGCGGTATGGCAAAAATCCTATCAAGGAACCAAAAGATACCTGTAAAAAGACGTAAAAAGAGTTTCCGTTAGAAATAAGTTAAGAGCAGATGCACCTTCAACATCAACTACACCTCAGTCAGCAATATGAATCCTCATTTCTTCATttaagctcatatcatatcatcatcatactaaataaaataaaagtgaaaaataagttaaaagtatatactccctccgtcctaatttagcgacactctttcctttttagccagtcccaaaaagaatgaaatcttcccatatttagtaacaatttaacttcaaacttcccattttacccttaatgaaatggtTTATAGCCACAGAAATTTCtgtgacttattttagaccacaagtttcaaaagtcttcctttcttaaactatgtgcccagtcaaacaccttcacataaattggaacggagggagtatataaaaaataataataataataataataatgaagtAATAGGATGAGTCGGGGTAGTAAGTAGACTTACAACAAAGCCTCTGGTGCTACAGCTGACTAGTTCCACTTCGTCTCTTCCTCCGCTCTTAACAAGCTCCTCAGCTCTTACCCAGTCATTATCTTCGTGTTCCTAAAAGGTTGCAGCACTCAGTTTCATCAATACATTCTTCCTAGTTTTAAGGAACGAACacagaaagaaggaaaaaatttaaTCTACCTTAATGGGTGATTTTGCCAGAAACCTCCCCCCCCACCACCCCCCAaacccacccccctcccccccacccACCTTCCCCCCTTCcaccccccacccacccccacccctatatTAAGGACCAAATAGTATTAAAACCCATACATTAAGAactattttgatcatttttctcAAACTTACAGCACAAtttaacaataataacaatacagAAACGACAAGTTTTTTAAGAAACAATGAAAGAAAACTCACCAAATGTTTCTAAAAACCAAACAAAACCCCAAAGGGCAAATTGGAAGTACAATTGAGAATTTTTTAAAGGTAAAAAAACAGGGGAGACAAAAAGtaggaatttttttaaattaaatgaaaaagggttCCCCGgaaaaaattttaatattactGAACTACCCCTTTCGTGCACTCACTCCCAATAATCCCTTTGCTCCCTCGaaatttttccaatttttttttgccatcaaaattaaagtaattggaaaggaaatttaaaaacaccaaaaaatttatttatttttttaatttaatacttaaaaataaaaaattcgtaaaaattaaaaacaaaccattttcccccaaattcccaaaatttcccaaaaaaaataaaatttttgggtttttttccaaacccctttttttaaaaacccgtTTGGTTATTTAAAAAAAGTGGTTTTTAAGCAttcttaaattatttttgaccgaaagttattttataaataatcaattacgttttttgataaaaatattttttgggttttttaaaattaaggGGGTATTAGAAttaacaaaaattttaaaagataaaaggggaaaaattggggttttttaaaataaaataaaattttgaaaaaaaaaagtttttggaaaaattttcttttagttttttttaaatacttttaacaatttaagctatttttttttttaatcaaaataaaaaacattaaaaaaacttaatttttttgaccaacttataagccaatccaaacgggctcttagtttctctcttctttttttggcttaaaacatCATGGTCGTTAAAAGCTTAAATTTATCAGTAAATTTTATTTGACAACAAACTAAGTTTTGTTTCACCTTGACACCCGAACACATAATGCGTattctattttattaattttatgttcaaattttgaaaaaaaaatacttttggggATATTTTTAAGCGTCCATTATGTAGATAagttaaaacttaaaatatgtcacctTCTATAATTATGTGCATTTGTCTTAATAAGCCGTAAAAACTCATGCATATTCCTATTGAggctcatgtatatacataatttcATGTAATTAACTTAACTATCTAATAGGCATTTGAGAACACATGCACAACACATGCACAAGTTCTTTCACATAGAGTGAACCAGAGAAGTACCTATACTACAGGTAACTTAATTTGAAACGTATCATAAattaaattccaaaaaaaaaaaaaaaaaaaaacatgagaGAAAAGGCTTGAAAGTTTGGGGCAGAGTGggaaaaaaaccctttttttcaaNNNNNNNNNNNNNNNNNNNNNNNNNNNNNNNNNNNNNNNNNNNNNNNNNNNNNNNNNNNNNNNNNNNNNNNNNNNNNNNNNNNNNNNNNNNNNNNNNNNNCAACACACCACATTCAGCAGTTCtgcaagaacacaaaggaaacaATCTAAGcaggtgtttggccatagattccaaatatttttcaccttATTTGGAATTTATTAAGCTGGAGTTGTGAttggttatactttttgcaatggagagaagagagcagcttatttgaaatttatggagaGGGAGTTGGAAAACAGGTTTGGAGCACTTTCCAAACTTGGAATCCCCTCCAAGTCGGATTTGGAATTTTATAGACAAACTTTGATTCtgaaataaagtgaaacattattccggaaaaaaactgtataattctcatggccaaacggctcCTAAGAGTTCCGTTCAAATTATTAACTACCACAAGTTTTCCTTTCTCCTCTTCCGAGTGCAAATATAACTCGATGCAATTAGCAAATAAGAACATACAATAGTAAAGCAGGGACATTTAACTTTGTCATGAAGGACTGAAATTTTAAAGCTTAAGTTACAGATAAGGTCAATACTAAGAAACTGACAATATGTTAGCAGATATCAAATTACGATATATGATTGTACAATTCCGGATGCAGGATAAGTTCTTTTTTTGCTATAATAACCCTCATTGTGCTGGTAACCAAAGCTAAGTTTAAAACTTTGGAAGGGATAAAACTCTCCATTCTCACCAGACGGACAGGAAAATCACTCAACTCCTCAAATTTGTATTGCACTGATCCAGAAAGTCTCTTAACTATCTATGCTATCAACTGTGTCTCAATCCTAAACTTGTTATtgggtcggctatatgaatcctacAACTCAAATTTGAATTGCGTTGATTCGAAAAGTTTCTTAACTATCCATACTATCAACTATGTCTCGATCAGCTATATGAATACTATATCTCAAATTTGAATAGCATTGACTCGACAAGTCTCTTAACTATCTATACTATCAACTACGTCTCAACTCAAGATGCAGGATTAGTTCTCTTTTCCTCTGGAACACCTCGTTGTGTTGGTAAAcaaatcaaattttaaaactttattatcaACACACGAGTAGAAAAGCCACTCGACTCCTCAAACTTTGAATTGCATTCATTCAAAAAATCTCTTAACTACATATACTACCAACTATATCCCAATTAGACTAGTTTTTGGGTCAGCTTTATGAATCTTAATACTTCCTCCCGTCCGGTTTATGTGACACT
This portion of the Lycium ferocissimum isolate CSIRO_LF1 chromosome 1, AGI_CSIRO_Lferr_CH_V1, whole genome shotgun sequence genome encodes:
- the LOC132067524 gene encoding uncharacterized protein LOC132067524 — protein: MNNLSLDKTLTTNPFLSVSSLHHSRTSQSLSLSKKSNKVLVFSDKHDNSSSITNEFLTRTHFFSKKTGVFACKDDNSSLITSGVFSRTHFSSKKFAVFSAKDDNSRSITSGVFSRTVFSTRKTKKVIVFASKDDSNSSNKLDQWDQMELKFGRLIGEDPKLTLAKVYFSPLNLGGGGWGVEGGKVGGGEGGGFGGWWGGRFLAKSPIKEHEDNDWVRAEELVKSGGRDEVELVSCSTRGFVVSFGSLIGFLPYRNLAARWKFLAFESWLRQKGLDPSLYKQGLGIIDGFGKAASPEAGIDPQVAKNGDQEISPDMKLEDLLRIYDQEKLKFLSSFVGQRIRVSVVLADRNSRRLIFSIKPKEKEELVEKKRSLMAKLQVGDVVKCCIQKITYFGIFVEVEGVPALIHQTEVSWDATLDPVSYFKIGQIVEAKVHQLDFSLERIFLSLKEITPDPMMEALEAVVGDHDNLNGKLQAADQDTEWPDVESLIKELQQVEGISSVSKGRYFLSPGLAPTFQVYMASMFENQYKLLARSGNKVQEVIVETSLGKEEMKSAIQSCTDKVE